From the Ignavibacteria bacterium genome, the window CATCCATACGGACTCCTCACACGTCGCTTCCCGGATCAGGACCAAGCATACGTCTGGCAACAACAGGGAATGTTAGAGTGGTTGAGGAGATATGGGTAGTCAGATGCTGAGTTACGTAGTTACAGAGTTACGCAGTTACGGGATTACGGATGTACATGCTTTGTAAATTGCGAGCTATTACGTCACTTGAAACTCGTAACTGGTAACTCGAAACTCTATGAGAATTACACTCGTCACCGGCGCCAATGGAGAAATTGGCCACAGTCTTCTTGAAACACTTGCGGCGAGTGGTGATCGGAAGATCATTGCATTGGATCTTGCTCCGCTGGCTGATGACCTGCGCCCCATGGTGTCGGTTGCACTTCAGGGTGATGTTTCGGATCCTGCCATGGTTGCAGAGATCGAGAAGCACGACGTAGAAGAGATATACCACCTTGCGGCGTTGCTCTCAACGAGTTCGGAGAAGAATCCGGCTCTTGCGCATCATGTGAATGTGAATGGGACGATGGGGCTTCTGCTCATGGCACGACGTATCGGTACGCGCACGGGCAGGGTTGTGACGTTCTTGTTCCCAAGCACGATCGCAGTGTACGGAATGCCGTCTCTCGAAACGAAGAATGCGGCCGGAGCTGTTACGGAGTTCGAATACCTGCAGCCAACAACGATGTATGGCATCAACAAGGTCTACTGCGAACAGTTGGGCGGCTACATGAGTGACCGTTTTGGTCAACTCACGGATGAAGCAGGGAAGAAGGTGCTGGATTTCCGAGCACTGCGTTTCCCCGGACTCATCTCGGCAACAACGGTTCCAACGGGCGGAACGAGTGACTATGCGCCGGAGATGATCCACGCCGCAGCCCAAGGAAAGGCCTATGCGTGTTTTGTTCGACCTGATGCACGCATTCCGTTCATGGCAATGCCGGACGGAGTGAAGGCACTTCTCGATCTGGCTGCAGCACCTGCAGAGAACCTCACACAACGCGTGTACAACATTGGAGCATTCTCACCATCTGCGGAAGAGATCGCCGTCAAGGTAAAGGAAGCATTCCCGGGCGCAGAGATCACCTATGCACCACATCCGAAACGTCAGGCCATCATCGATTCATGGTGCGCGGATGTGAACGACGAAGCTGCGAGACGTGATTGGGGATGGAAGCCGGACTACGATATGCAACGTGCCTTTGACGAATACCTGATCCCGACGATCTCCGGCGTCTATGCCGATTGAACCCCACACGAACCGGCTTGCACACGAACAATCGCCGTACCTCCTTCAACACGCTTCCAATCCGGTAGCATGGTACCCATGGAGTAACGAAGCATTCGAACAAGCTCGTGCGGAGAACAAACCTGTTTTCGTCAGTATCGGCTATGCCACGTGCCACTGGTGTCACGTTATGGCACATGAGTCGTTTGAGGACGAGACGGTAGCGGCCTACCTCAACGAACATTACATCTGTATCAAGGTCGACCGAGAAGAACGTCCGGATGTCGATGCCATTTGCATGGATGTCTGTCAGTCACTCACCGGTCACGGCGGCTGGCCGCTCACGATCATGATGGATGCAGACAGGCGCCCCTTTTTCGCCGGGACCTATTTCCCGCGATACTCGTTTGGGAATCGACTCGGATTTCTCGATCTGTTGCAGCGACTGAAGGAGGTCTGGGTTCTTGATCACGCCCGTGTCATCGATACGGCACGGGAGATCACAGAGTCGCTCACGAAGCAGGCCGAAGCCGATTTCCGCGGCAATGTACCGCCGGATGTGATCGAGATCGCTGTTGACCACCATAAGCGGATGTATGACGACGTCTATGGTGGATTCTCGGTGAAGCCCAAGTTCCCGTCACCGCATCATCTCCTTCTTCTTCTTCGCAGTGCCGTGACCCTCGATGATAAGGGGCTCCTCAGCATGGTCTGTACAACACTTGATGCGATGCGAGCCGGCGGGATCTATGATCAGGTGGGATATGGGTTCCATCGGTACAGCACGGACCGACAGTGGTTGGTGCCACATTTCGAAAAGATGCTCTATGATCAGGCCATGATGATGATGGCCTATACCGATGCGTGGCAGATAACTCGCGATGAATTGTATCGATCGGTAGTGGTGGAGATCGCCGAGTACCTCAGACGAGAGATGACGAGCGAATCAGGCGCGTTCTTCTCTGCGCAGGATGCCGATAGCGAGGGTGTAGAAGGGAAGTTCTATGTCTGGAATGCGAACGAGTGGAGTGATGCATCTCCGGAGTTGCAGTCGCTCTTGAACGTACGAGCCGACGGGAATTTCCATGATGAAGCAACGGGAAATCCGAGTGAAGACAATATCCCGCACGTGGAGATCGGAAGACTTCGCGAGCTGATGTCAAACGAAGAGTGGACCTCATTCCGCGTAACACTTCTGGAACGACGAGCTCAGCGTATTCCGCCTCTCACGGATGACAAGATCCTTGCGGATTGGAATGGGCTGATGATCGGCGCTCTTGCTCGCGCCGGACGCGCATTCAGCGATCCAACATTGACGTCGATGGCCGAACGGGCGTATTCCGCGTTCACGCATCCCGTAGTGTTTCATCGAACGCGCAACGGACATTCAGCAGTACCAAGCATGCTGGATGATCATGCGATGATGGGCTGGGCAGGAATGGAGTTGTATCAGACAACCGGCGCAGTGTCCTATCTCCGTGATGCCCTCGAGAATGCCGATATCATCCTCGAACGATTTGCAGACGACAACGGAGCCCTGTACCTCATATCACGCGATGTGACCGATGTACCCGTCCGCCAAAAGCAAGGATATGATAGTGCCTATCCATGTGGAAACAGCATGGCAGCACTTCTCTTCGCCAGCCTCGGTGCGATCACCAACAATCGTCGCTACCGGGAAGCAGCTCAAGCGTGCATCAACACCTACGGCACCCAACTAGCGAAGTATGCACCCGGCTTCTGTATGCTGCTGTGTGCATGGGATACTCTTGCCGTTGGGTCAACAGAGATCGTGTTCAATGGGGCAATGGATAGCCCCTTTATCACCCAAGCACGCACATACATCTCATCCGTGTATCGTCCGAGAGCCTATTTCATCCATCGTCCGTCTGATGAACAAGGGGCTTCTCTTCTCCGCGAAGCATCATACCCCTTCGATGTCTCACCAGAGAACTCGGTCCTCATCTGCACAGACTATACGTGTGCGTTGCCGATAACAGAGATCGAGTTGCTAGTTACTGGTTACTAGTTACGAGTTACGAGTTACGAGTTACGAGTTACTAGTTACTAGTTACTAGTTACTAGTTACTTCGTAAACGATGCTCGTTTCATTCTTGTTTCCTCTTGGATTCAACCAATGCAGTGTTGCATCGAGGAGTCCGGGTTCGACCTCAACAAGTTGCGTAAGGTGTCCGGGAATGAGATCGTTCACTCGCTGAAGTAAGACGTCTCTGCTCGTGATATCGTAGAAGACCACATGCGTAGGAGCAAACGCAGAGAGTTCGCTCCATGATGAGGATGTTGTATCCGTGAGAACAGTTAACGTCTTGATCTCATGACCAAGATAGAATGAGGGAACGAAGACACCCGGCTTGGCGATCACTGCCACTCGATCAGCGCCAGCGATACCGTGAAGGTAGCTGAGAGATTCCACGCGCGATCGTTTTGAGTAGGAGAATATGAACAACGTGAGTAACACTGTGTTCACTGCCCAGAACCAACCCAATGCGATCGACGTCCAACGGACGGGACCTGATGAGCGTTGTGGCCTGTCTATCCACGCAACGGCAACAACTACCAGCAGAAGAGGAACCACCGGAATGATGAACCGCTCCTGTTTGTTGGCAATGAACGAATGGGCCACAACAAAGACAACGATCGGGAGGAGGACTTCATACCGGAGTGATGAGCGTTTGTCCGTGAACAAGCGCCACAGTAATACAAGACTTGTCGGAGGTATCAAGAGGCCTACGAGGAGCAACACATATTGATACAACGGTCCGTTCGCATACTCATCTGAACCCGTTACAAAGTTCATCCAGTAGGTGATCGGCGCGATGAGGAATTGGCCCCAGACAAGCAGGTCGACGATACCTTGGGTGAGGCAGATTACGGTCGCATAGGAAACAACAAGACCTATAGCCATGCGCCATTCGCGACGTACCATCAACACCATCGTCATGGTGGCAGGGATCACGGCCGTGTGATAACGGAACAAAAAGGCCACGGCAAATGCCAGTCCGGCCAGGACAATGTCTCGCATCGATCCACGCCGAAGGACAAGGAAGACGCCGGTCATCAATGGTGGTATACATACTACCTCGATGAGATTCCGGACTCCAAGAAAGGGAAGAACCCAAAAGACAGCCACGAGGAATGCCGCAGCTTTTGCTGACTCTTCG encodes:
- a CDS encoding DUF2079 domain-containing protein, translating into MLPSIRTAIIVGLVLRLLAAVFSPGYAMHDDHFVIEDGPYQWFLADHGGWFNRDVVPGHSVVYPGILYGILSACIGIGITDPQTQMLVMRILHALLATLAIPLAAAIARRIGSEESAKAAAFLVAVFWVLPFLGVRNLIEVVCIPPLMTGVFLVLRRGSMRDIVLAGLAFAVAFLFRYHTAVIPATMTMVLMVRREWRMAIGLVVSYATVICLTQGIVDLLVWGQFLIAPITYWMNFVTGSDEYANGPLYQYVLLLVGLLIPPTSLVLLWRLFTDKRSSLRYEVLLPIVVFVVAHSFIANKQERFIIPVVPLLLVVVAVAWIDRPQRSSGPVRWTSIALGWFWAVNTVLLTLFIFSYSKRSRVESLSYLHGIAGADRVAVIAKPGVFVPSFYLGHEIKTLTVLTDTTSSSWSELSAFAPTHVVFYDITSRDVLLQRVNDLIPGHLTQLVEVEPGLLDATLHWLNPRGNKNETSIVYEVTSN
- a CDS encoding NAD-dependent epimerase/dehydratase family protein; the protein is MRITLVTGANGEIGHSLLETLAASGDRKIIALDLAPLADDLRPMVSVALQGDVSDPAMVAEIEKHDVEEIYHLAALLSTSSEKNPALAHHVNVNGTMGLLLMARRIGTRTGRVVTFLFPSTIAVYGMPSLETKNAAGAVTEFEYLQPTTMYGINKVYCEQLGGYMSDRFGQLTDEAGKKVLDFRALRFPGLISATTVPTGGTSDYAPEMIHAAAQGKAYACFVRPDARIPFMAMPDGVKALLDLAAAPAENLTQRVYNIGAFSPSAEEIAVKVKEAFPGAEITYAPHPKRQAIIDSWCADVNDEAARRDWGWKPDYDMQRAFDEYLIPTISGVYAD
- a CDS encoding thioredoxin domain-containing protein — its product is MPIEPHTNRLAHEQSPYLLQHASNPVAWYPWSNEAFEQARAENKPVFVSIGYATCHWCHVMAHESFEDETVAAYLNEHYICIKVDREERPDVDAICMDVCQSLTGHGGWPLTIMMDADRRPFFAGTYFPRYSFGNRLGFLDLLQRLKEVWVLDHARVIDTAREITESLTKQAEADFRGNVPPDVIEIAVDHHKRMYDDVYGGFSVKPKFPSPHHLLLLLRSAVTLDDKGLLSMVCTTLDAMRAGGIYDQVGYGFHRYSTDRQWLVPHFEKMLYDQAMMMMAYTDAWQITRDELYRSVVVEIAEYLRREMTSESGAFFSAQDADSEGVEGKFYVWNANEWSDASPELQSLLNVRADGNFHDEATGNPSEDNIPHVEIGRLRELMSNEEWTSFRVTLLERRAQRIPPLTDDKILADWNGLMIGALARAGRAFSDPTLTSMAERAYSAFTHPVVFHRTRNGHSAVPSMLDDHAMMGWAGMELYQTTGAVSYLRDALENADIILERFADDNGALYLISRDVTDVPVRQKQGYDSAYPCGNSMAALLFASLGAITNNRRYREAAQACINTYGTQLAKYAPGFCMLLCAWDTLAVGSTEIVFNGAMDSPFITQARTYISSVYRPRAYFIHRPSDEQGASLLREASYPFDVSPENSVLICTDYTCALPITEIELLVTGY